One Denticeps clupeoides chromosome 3, fDenClu1.1, whole genome shotgun sequence DNA window includes the following coding sequences:
- the LOC114786456 gene encoding nicotinate-nucleotide pyrophosphorylase [carboxylating]-like encodes MSGDLSQILPPQALAQLAREWLREDVPNFDLAGACVGSREVEAVLLCKSPGSVLAGCPFFAAVFGELGCTVEWCHAEGHTLGPHPATRTAVVRGPARYVLLGERPALNCLARASGIATRCSQLLSVARASGWRGQLAGTRKTTPGFRLVEKYAMLVGGVSTHRYDLSGMVMLKDNHVAAVGSITQAVADTHVVCGFSTKIEVECRNEAEAKEAAKAGADVIMLDNFKPEELYRVAQFLKLEFPSVLIEASGGVTTETLTQYFSANVDIISLGCLTQGCPIADFSLKVQQ; translated from the exons ATGTCCGGCGACCTCTCGCAAATCCTTCCCCCCCAGGCGCTGGCCCAGCTGGCGAGAGAGTGGCTGAGAGAGGACGTGCCCAACTTTGACCTGGCCGGGGCATGTGTGGGGTCGCGGGAAGTGGAGGCCGTGCTGCTGTGCAAGTCGCCGGGCAGCGTGCTGGCAGGCTGTCCCTTCTTCGCAGCCGTGTTCGGGGAGCTGGGGTGCACCGTGGAATGGTGTCACGCTGAGGGCCACACACTGG GCCCACACCCAGCGACTAGGACGGCCGTGGTGAGAGGACCTGCTAGGTACGTCCTGCTTGGAGAGCGCCCTGCTCTGAACTGTCTGGCTCGCGCCTCTGGCATTGCCACGCGCTGCTCGCAGCTCCTGAGTGTAGCCAGAGCGTCTGGCTGGCGGGGGCAGCTAGCTGGCACGAGAAAGACCACTCCTGGATTCCGACTGGTGGAGAAGTACGCCATGCTGGTGGGTGGGGTGTCCACGCACCGATACGACCTGAGTGGAATGGTGATGCTGAAAGACAACCATGTGGCCGCAGTGGGTAGCATCACTCAG GCTGTGGCTGATACTCATGTGGTGTGTGGCTTCAGCACGAAGATCGAAGTGGAGTGCAGGAATGAGGCAGAGGCAAAAGAGGCAGCCAAAGCTGGGGCAGATGTTATCATGCTGGACAACTTCAAACCTGAG GAGCTCTACAGAGTGGCACAGTTTTTGAAGCTAGAATTTCCCTCGGTGCTTATTGAGGCCAGTGGGGGAGTAACGACAGAGACTCTAACACAATATTTTTCTGCTAATGTGGACATCATTTCTCTTGGCTGCCTGACACAGGGGTGTCCCATCGCAGACTTCTCCCTGAAGGTTCAACAGTAA